From a region of the Gossypium raimondii isolate GPD5lz chromosome 10, ASM2569854v1, whole genome shotgun sequence genome:
- the LOC105775931 gene encoding RING-H2 finger protein ATL78: protein MSISISTQVQCLLGDFHSRRLLMLHAPPSPTPTMAAPTNTETNHPYTGNNSFDANVIMVMSVLLCAIMFTLVLNSIIRCVLRCSNLLASGSGGSTSGQPPNRGINRKALKTFPTVNYSADLNMPGLDSECVICLSDFKPGDRVRLLPMCNHGFHVQCINKWLSCRSSCPKCRHCLVETCQKIVVFSSQASSSQPTPVQETAVP from the coding sequence ATGTCCATTTCCATCTCCACTCAAGTTCAATGTTTGCTTGGAGATTTCCACTCTAGAAGGTTGTTGATGCTGCATGCCCCACCTTCTCCGACACCGACTATGGCAGCTCCTACGAACACGGAAACCAACCATCCTTACACCGGAAACAACAGCTTTGATGCAAACGTTATTATGGTTATGTCAGTCCTCTTGTGTGCTATCATGTTCACTTTAGTACTCAATTCTATCATTAGGTGTGTATTAAGGTGTTCAAATTTACTAGCCTCAGGATCCGGAGGCAGCACCTCAGGTCAACCACCAAATAGAGGGATCAACCGAAAAGCCTTAAAGACCTTTCCAACAGTAAATTATTCGGCCGACTTGAACATGCCTGGCTTGGACTCCGAGTGTGTCATATGTCTATCGGATTTCAAACCCGGTGACCGCGTTCGGCTTTTACCGATGTGCAACCACGGATTCCATGTCCAGTGCATCAACAAGTGGCTGAGCTGCCGCTCCTCTTGCCCGAAATGCAGGCACTGCCTCGTCGAAACATGCCAAAAGATTGTTGTTTTTAGCAGCCAAGCTAGCTCATCGCAACCTACTCCTGTGCAGGAAACCGCTGTGCCATAG